A single region of the Nicotiana sylvestris chromosome 6, ASM39365v2, whole genome shotgun sequence genome encodes:
- the LOC138870760 gene encoding uncharacterized protein: MLQTQQAIIAQLQNKNRAPSRIELEPSQEVVHRVESVPKRSNEGESYTNPATIKMLEELTKRIETGEKKIEENDKKVETYNSKVDQILGPPPVLKGLDSKKFVQKPFPPSAAPKLIPKKFRMLEILKYNGTIDPNEHVTSYACAIKGNDLEDDEIESVLLKKFRETLSKGAMIWYHNLPPNSIDSFAMLTDSFVKVHAGAIKVANRKSNLFKVRQKDNEILREFVSRFQIERMDLPSVTDDWAIQAFTQGLNEGSSITSQYKAEFDRISGHHLV, from the coding sequence ATGTTGCAGACTCAACAAGCTATAATAGCACAACTCCAAAATAAGAATCGTGCACCAAGCAGGATCGAGCTCGAGCCATCACAAGAAGTTGTTCATAGAGTTGAATCGGTGCCAAAAAGATCGAATGAAGGAGAATCGTATACTAATCCCGCTaccataaaaatgctcgaggaactgacGAAGCGAATCGAGAcaggggaaaagaagatcgaggaaaatgataagaaggtggaaacctaTAACTCCAAGGTCGACCAAATCCTGGGGCCACCACCAGTATTAAAAGGACTTGATTCCAAAAAGTTTGTCCAAAAACCTTTCCCCCCAAGTGCAGCTCCGAAGCTAATCCCAAAAAAGTTCCGTATGCTTGAGATTTTGAAGTATAATGGGACGATAGATCCAAACGAACATGTCACCTCATATGCGTGTGCCATTAagggaaatgacttggaagatgatgagattgaatccgtgttgctgaagaaattcagagaaactctatcaaagggtgccatgatatggtaccataatttaccacctaattctattgattcatttgctatgcttaCAGATTCTTTTGTGAAGGTGCACGCTGGAGCCATTAAGGTTGCTAATAGAAAGTCGAACCTATTCAAGGTAAGGCAAAAAGATAACGAGATACTCAGGGAATTTGTATCTCGATTTCAAATAGAACGGATGGATTTGCCATCGGTCACCGATGATTGGGCtattcaagctttcactcaaggtctgaacgaAGGGAGTTCCATAACTTCA